Within Agarivorans litoreus, the genomic segment GGCCTTAGGATTGCGCTTAGCAGTGTTTGTATTAGACCTAGATTGTGACGTTTTGTCTTCAGGATCGAGCAATAAACTCTCGTACACCCCACGATGCAGTAAAATAACACGATCAGTCTGAATCTCTTTTATGACAGCTTGAGTACCGTTAATCGATTCATCTACACCATAGGTCTGTTGCTTGCCACGGTGTTCTATAATGGCAAGCGCTTTAGTTTGGTCACTGCTTGCAACCAAACCTGAAAGAGTTAGCTTTAATGAGGTTTTGGGTGCATCAGTTGAAGCAGGCGCTTTAACAACTGGCGCAGCCTTTTTAGCTTGATACTCACCGAACAAATGTAACTTGGTTAGGCCAGATAAGTCTACTTGAGCTGCTTTATTACTAGATTGAACCTGCAGCGGAACCCAACGAAAAGCTGGTGAAGGCGTTGGCACTAATAACCAAGTAATAGACGCCAACTGATAAGCGGCAAAACACATCAATAGTAATGTGATAACTGCGCTGCTCTTTTGCGAAGGAACGTAACGAGCAAGTTGAGTAGAAAAAGATTTAATATCCATTTATTCGTTATAATACATCTGTCATCGTTAACCGATTCTCGATCATCCTTATGAAAAAACTATGGCAAGGCACCTCATACAGAGGGTTCTTCATTCTAAAGGGACTTAGGCGTAGAACAAGAGCCGCAAGTGTAAATTTTGCATTTAATTGGACTTTTATCAGTTTTCTGCTAGTTAACGCACTAATCCAAGCCATAGCTAGCACGCATAAAACTGATATAATTTAATAGATAGTATATAAGCCAGCCAAGACTTAGCATGAATTCACAAAACTCTAACAACTCTGCACCACGCATCGACAAGTGGTTGTGGGCAGCACGATTTTATAAAACCCGCGGCTTAGCTCGAGATATGGTGATGGGCGGAAAAGTGCACTATAACCAGCAGCGTTGTAAGCCAAGTAGAAATGTAGAAGTGGGTGCTACTATTAGTTTGTGGCAAGGCCAACAACAAATAGAAGTAGTTGTGCAGCAGCTAAGTGATAAACGAGGCCCAGCGCCTCAAGCACAGCTACTATATCAAGAGACAGAACAAAGCCTTAAAAAGCGCGAGCAATATGCAATGCAACGCAAGCTCATGGCACAAAACGCCAGCCCAGAACGTCGACCCGATAAAAAGCAACGTCGGCAAATTATTCAGTTTAAACAACAGTAGTCAGGCCTAAATCATGAAGCAAGACATTCTAAATCGTTACTTATTCGAAGATTACAATCTACGTGGCGAATTGGTGCAATTGCAACAAAGCTACCAAGAAATCATCGAACAACAAAATTACCCAGCGCCTGTGCAAACCTTATTAGGCGAAATGCTAGCAGCAACTTGCTTGCTAACCGCAACCTTAAAGTTTGAAGGCGATATAACCGTGCAATTACAAGGTAATGGCCCACTAAGTGTGCTAGCTGTAAGTGGTACCGACCAACAACAAATGCGCGGCATTGCACGTTATGAAGGCGCTATCGACCCAACTATTGGCTTTGCCGATTTAGTGGGTCAAGGGCACATTGTGATTACTATCACCCCTACTCAAGGCGAGCGCTACCAAGGCATCGTAGAAATCAATCCACAAGGCGTTGCAGCCAGCATCGAAGCCTACTTCCAGCAATCAGAGCAACTAAATACTAAGCTTTGGTTATTCACTGGCATGTTTGATGGCCGCCCTCACGCTAGCGGTTTGTTTTTACAAGCATTGCCAGCCAGCAAAGAAGAAGATGCAGAGCACTTTGAACTCATATCCACCTTAAGTGAAACAACCACCGCTCAAGAGAGTTTTGAATTAGATGCAGAACAACTTCTATTCCGCCTGTATCACGAACACAAAGTGCGCGTTTACGAGCCACAAGATGTTTGCTTCAAATGCAGCTGTTCACAAGAACGTTGCGAAACCGCTTTAGCTAATATTGATCACAAAGAATTGCTCGAAATTTGCCATGAAAGAGGCCATATTTCGATGCATTGTGACTACTGCGGACACGACTATAGTTTTAACGAAGCCGACATTGAAAACATTTTCACGCGCAATATATCGACAAACCCTGCCAAAATTCATTAAACTGACCTTAGGAAGTGCGGTGGCAATCGCATTTCCTAAATAGAACCCTAATAACCATAAAAAAAGTGCTGGTAATTTGACCCCCCTCTCTTTTTGGTACCACTAAAGGGATAGAATCAGAGCCAACACCCAATAAAAAAACAATATAAATCTTACCTCTCTACCTACAGGAGACTGCTATGCTTGACGTTGCAGAAAAAGATCAGGTTATCGACCTGGCTCAATACGGCATTAAAGATGTGTCGGACGTGGTGTACAACCCCTCATACGAAGAACTATTCAAGGAAGAAACTCGACCAGAGCTCACGGGCTACGAACGCGGTATTGTTACTAAAACAGGTGCTGTTGCTGTAGACACAGGGATCTTCACTGGGCGCTCGCCAAAAGATAAATACATCGTACTTGACGATACCACCCGCGACAGCATGTGGTGGACCTCTGAACAAGCTAAAAACGACAACAAGCCAATAGATCCCGCGGTTTGGGCCGACCTTAAAAAAACCGTGACCGACCAACTCTCTGGCAAACGTTTGTTTGTGGTAGACACCTTCTGTGGTGCTAATCCAGATACTCGTTTAAAAGTACGCTTTATTGTTGAAGTGGCATGGCAAGCTCACTTTGTGACCAATATGTTCATTCGCCCAAGCGCTGCAGAGCTAGAAGACTATGAGCCAGACTTCGTAGTAATGAACGGATCTAAAACCACCAACAAAAAGTGGAAAGAACACGGCCTAAATTCTGAAAACTTCACTGTATTTAACATGACAGAGAAAATGCAAGTGATTGGTGGTACATGGTACGGCGGCGAAATGAAGAAAGGCATGTTCGCCATGATGAACTACTACTTACCACTCAAGGGTATGGCCTCCATGCACTGCTCGGCCAACGTCGGAGAGGCCGGCGACACGGCTATTTTCTTTGGTTTATCTGGTACCGGTAAAACCACTCTATCTACCGATCCGAAACGCCAATTGATTGGTGATGATGAGCACGGTTGGGATGACGAAGGTGTATTTAACTTTGAAGGGGGCTGCTACGCTAAAACCATTAAGTTAAGTAAAGAAGCCGAGCCCGATATCTACAACGCCATCAAGCGAGATGCTTTGTTAGAAAACGTGACGGTGCGCAATGATGGTAGCGTAAACTACGATGACGGTTCTAAAACCGAAAATACACGAGTTTCTTACC encodes:
- the gspC gene encoding type II secretion system protein GspC; this translates as MDIKSFSTQLARYVPSQKSSAVITLLLMCFAAYQLASITWLLVPTPSPAFRWVPLQVQSSNKAAQVDLSGLTKLHLFGEYQAKKAAPVVKAPASTDAPKTSLKLTLSGLVASSDQTKALAIIEHRGKQQTYGVDESINGTQAVIKEIQTDRVILLHRGVYESLLLDPEDKTSQSRSNTNTAKRNPKAANNSSSATVDVKEVLKDPSKLTDYIRISPVRKDGSLSGYRINPGKDAALFKQVGLKANDLAVALNGYDLRDNAQAMQVMQEMAELTDITVTVERNGQLQDVFFSLPDE
- the hslR gene encoding ribosome-associated heat shock protein Hsp15 codes for the protein MNSQNSNNSAPRIDKWLWAARFYKTRGLARDMVMGGKVHYNQQRCKPSRNVEVGATISLWQGQQQIEVVVQQLSDKRGPAPQAQLLYQETEQSLKKREQYAMQRKLMAQNASPERRPDKKQRRQIIQFKQQ
- the hslO gene encoding Hsp33 family molecular chaperone HslO; the protein is MKQDILNRYLFEDYNLRGELVQLQQSYQEIIEQQNYPAPVQTLLGEMLAATCLLTATLKFEGDITVQLQGNGPLSVLAVSGTDQQQMRGIARYEGAIDPTIGFADLVGQGHIVITITPTQGERYQGIVEINPQGVAASIEAYFQQSEQLNTKLWLFTGMFDGRPHASGLFLQALPASKEEDAEHFELISTLSETTTAQESFELDAEQLLFRLYHEHKVRVYEPQDVCFKCSCSQERCETALANIDHKELLEICHERGHISMHCDYCGHDYSFNEADIENIFTRNISTNPAKIH
- the pckA gene encoding phosphoenolpyruvate carboxykinase (ATP) gives rise to the protein MLDVAEKDQVIDLAQYGIKDVSDVVYNPSYEELFKEETRPELTGYERGIVTKTGAVAVDTGIFTGRSPKDKYIVLDDTTRDSMWWTSEQAKNDNKPIDPAVWADLKKTVTDQLSGKRLFVVDTFCGANPDTRLKVRFIVEVAWQAHFVTNMFIRPSAAELEDYEPDFVVMNGSKTTNKKWKEHGLNSENFTVFNMTEKMQVIGGTWYGGEMKKGMFAMMNYYLPLKGMASMHCSANVGEAGDTAIFFGLSGTGKTTLSTDPKRQLIGDDEHGWDDEGVFNFEGGCYAKTIKLSKEAEPDIYNAIKRDALLENVTVRNDGSVNYDDGSKTENTRVSYPIHHIENIVKPVSKAGHAKKVIFLTADAFGVLPPVAKLTPEQTKYHFLSGFTAKLAGTERGITEPTPTFSACFGAAFLTLHPTKYAEVLVKRMEAAGAEAYLVNTGWNGTGKRISIQDTRAIIDAILDGSIEQQETKQLPIFNLEIPTALPGADSEILDPRDTYQDPLQWESKAEDLAQRFIKNFAKYTDNAEGQALVAAGPQLD